A window from Bacteroidales bacterium encodes these proteins:
- a CDS encoding 2-oxo acid dehydrogenase subunit E2 has product MALFEIKMPKMGESIEEATITKWFVKEGDMVQEDDVLLEIATDKVDSEIPSPVAGKVAKILFKVNDLVPVGKVVALIDTEGGAGTTGSSAAATSVVEETKQPEAQPKAPASKAEYKEADARFYSPLVRSIASREQISPEELSRIPGTGRNGRVRKQDILAWVQSRAKQPEVAKTEIKSAPETIAEKAKPSVSVWPGDEVIEMDRVRKLIADHMVMSKRTAAHVTNILEADVTELVMWRNRVKDEFEAREKQKFTFMPAVTQAVARALRDFPRVNISVDGYNIIMRKAVNIGIAVATPDGNLIVPVVKNADQLSLTGLALEINRLADLARKGKLSPDDIQGGTFSITNFGTFRNLMGTPVINQPQAAILAVGTIEKKPAVLETPSGDVIAIRHKMYLSLTYDHRAIDGALGGAFLRRVADYLEKFDTTAKV; this is encoded by the coding sequence ATGGCTTTGTTCGAAATCAAAATGCCCAAAATGGGCGAAAGTATTGAAGAAGCAACTATTACCAAATGGTTTGTCAAGGAAGGTGACATGGTTCAGGAGGATGATGTCCTGCTGGAAATAGCTACCGACAAAGTGGACAGCGAGATTCCATCACCTGTTGCCGGAAAAGTTGCAAAAATTCTTTTTAAGGTAAACGACCTTGTTCCTGTTGGTAAAGTTGTTGCCCTGATTGACACAGAGGGAGGTGCCGGAACCACCGGGTCATCAGCTGCTGCGACATCAGTTGTTGAAGAAACTAAACAGCCGGAAGCACAGCCAAAAGCACCTGCCAGCAAGGCGGAATACAAGGAAGCCGATGCTCGTTTCTATTCCCCCCTCGTGCGCAGTATAGCTTCCCGGGAGCAGATCTCTCCCGAAGAATTGAGCAGAATCCCCGGTACAGGTCGTAATGGCCGTGTGCGGAAACAGGATATTCTTGCCTGGGTACAGAGCCGGGCAAAACAACCGGAAGTCGCTAAGACGGAGATAAAATCTGCTCCGGAAACTATTGCCGAAAAAGCCAAACCTTCGGTTTCTGTCTGGCCCGGAGATGAAGTGATTGAAATGGACCGGGTAAGAAAACTTATAGCCGATCATATGGTGATGTCGAAACGAACCGCTGCACATGTCACCAACATACTGGAGGCTGATGTGACAGAGCTGGTGATGTGGCGAAACAGAGTGAAAGATGAATTCGAAGCCAGAGAGAAACAGAAATTCACTTTTATGCCAGCGGTTACGCAGGCAGTAGCCCGTGCTCTGAGAGATTTCCCCAGGGTTAATATTTCGGTTGACGGCTATAATATCATTATGCGAAAAGCTGTCAATATAGGAATAGCAGTGGCTACCCCCGACGGAAATCTTATTGTCCCTGTGGTTAAAAATGCCGATCAGCTTAGCCTTACCGGGCTGGCCCTTGAAATCAACCGCCTGGCCGATTTGGCCCGCAAGGGCAAGCTCAGCCCCGACGATATTCAGGGTGGAACTTTTTCTATTACCAACTTTGGTACATTCCGCAACCTGATGGGAACACCGGTAATCAATCAGCCGCAGGCAGCCATTCTTGCCGTAGGCACCATTGAGAAAAAACCCGCCGTACTTGAAACCCCGTCAGGCGACGTGATTGCTATACGCCACAAAATGTATCTCTCTCTTACATACGATCACCGGGCTATCGACGGGGCGTTGGGCGGTGCTTTCCTCCGAAGAGTGGCCGATTACCTCGAAAAATTTGACACTACTGCAAAGGTTTGA
- a CDS encoding 2-oxoisovalerate dehydrogenase, whose translation MNEQKKYHIKKTSKEILEKWFYLMTLGRNLDERAPNYLKQAIGWSYHAPYAGHDGIQLAIGQVFRKGFDHLFPYYRDMLTAISAGLTAEEIILNGISKDTDVAGGGRHMSNHFAKPAWNIHNVSSATGNHTLHAVGVARAMKYYKHNGVAISSQGESSLSEGYVYEAINGASREKLPVLFVVQDNGFGISVPKYEQTANRKAVNNFSGIKNLKIFFCNGKDVFDSMNTMEEAHQWVLENQMPAIVHANCVRIHSHSNSDRHELYRDQNELNYVMEYDPLAKFRRLLLRYNRFTEEELVAIEQKVKEEVKEAHRKAMSAPDPDPSSIFDFVVPEPYMPEKFPDGTHTFEGEKKKLIEALNETLKEEFRYNPDTFLWGQDVAHKEKGGVFNVTKGLQKEFGKERVFNAPIAEDYIVGTANGMSRFDQKIRIVIEGAEFADYFWPAMEQLVDTSHDYWRSKGQFSPNITIRLASGGYIGGGLYHSQTIEGVLTTFPGIRVVYPSFADDAAGLLRTAIRSKGVTMFLEPKALYNAPKAATSIPTDFEVPFGKARIRREGADLTVVTYGNTTHMCLEAAAMLNEKHGASAEVIDLRSLNPLDEETILASVKKTGKVLVVHEDKVFAGFGGEVAAIIADKAFEYLDAPVKRVGATYTPVGFNRILEKAILPDTDKIYTAMEDLFFF comes from the coding sequence ATGAACGAACAGAAAAAATACCACATTAAAAAAACATCAAAGGAAATACTGGAAAAATGGTTTTATCTCATGACCCTCGGACGAAATCTTGACGAGCGGGCACCGAATTACCTGAAACAGGCTATTGGATGGTCGTATCATGCCCCCTACGCCGGACATGATGGAATCCAGCTCGCCATAGGGCAGGTATTCCGGAAAGGCTTTGATCATTTGTTCCCCTACTACCGCGATATGCTGACAGCGATCTCAGCCGGTCTGACCGCTGAAGAAATCATCCTCAACGGAATCAGCAAGGATACAGATGTAGCGGGTGGCGGCAGACACATGTCGAACCATTTTGCCAAACCGGCATGGAATATTCATAATGTTTCCTCTGCTACCGGCAATCATACATTGCATGCGGTTGGTGTGGCCCGTGCCATGAAATACTACAAGCATAACGGCGTGGCCATCTCTTCGCAGGGAGAATCTTCCCTTTCCGAAGGTTATGTTTATGAAGCTATTAATGGTGCTTCAAGAGAAAAATTGCCGGTGCTCTTTGTCGTTCAGGATAACGGTTTTGGTATATCTGTTCCGAAATACGAACAGACAGCCAACCGCAAGGCGGTAAACAACTTCAGCGGTATCAAAAACCTGAAAATATTTTTCTGCAACGGAAAAGATGTATTCGATTCCATGAATACCATGGAAGAAGCCCATCAATGGGTTCTCGAAAATCAGATGCCGGCCATAGTGCACGCAAACTGCGTCAGGATTCATTCCCATTCCAATTCTGACCGGCACGAACTCTACCGCGACCAGAACGAACTGAACTATGTGATGGAATACGACCCTCTTGCCAAATTCCGTCGCCTTCTTTTGCGGTATAACCGATTTACCGAAGAGGAACTTGTGGCTATTGAACAGAAGGTTAAGGAAGAGGTGAAGGAAGCTCACAGAAAAGCTATGAGCGCTCCTGACCCCGATCCGTCTTCCATATTTGATTTTGTCGTCCCCGAACCGTATATGCCCGAAAAATTCCCCGACGGAACCCATACATTTGAAGGGGAAAAGAAAAAGCTGATTGAAGCTCTTAATGAAACATTGAAGGAGGAATTCAGGTACAATCCCGATACCTTTCTCTGGGGTCAGGATGTGGCCCATAAGGAAAAGGGCGGGGTATTCAATGTCACCAAAGGACTTCAGAAAGAATTTGGAAAGGAACGGGTTTTTAATGCCCCCATTGCCGAAGATTATATTGTGGGTACTGCCAACGGAATGAGCCGCTTTGACCAGAAAATCAGAATCGTAATTGAAGGAGCAGAATTTGCCGATTATTTCTGGCCGGCCATGGAACAACTGGTCGATACATCTCATGATTACTGGCGAAGTAAGGGCCAGTTTTCGCCCAACATCACCATTCGCCTTGCCTCCGGCGGGTATATCGGAGGAGGTCTTTATCATTCGCAAACCATTGAGGGAGTTTTGACTACATTCCCTGGAATACGCGTTGTATATCCGTCGTTCGCCGACGATGCCGCCGGATTATTGCGCACTGCCATCAGGTCAAAAGGTGTCACTATGTTCCTTGAACCCAAAGCTCTTTATAATGCTCCCAAAGCGGCTACATCCATCCCTACTGATTTTGAGGTGCCTTTTGGAAAGGCCAGAATTCGAAGGGAAGGGGCTGATCTGACCGTTGTTACTTATGGAAATACCACCCATATGTGCCTTGAAGCCGCCGCTATGCTGAATGAAAAGCATGGTGCATCAGCTGAAGTGATTGACCTGCGTTCACTAAACCCGCTTGATGAAGAGACCATTCTTGCCTCGGTGAAAAAAACCGGGAAAGTCTTGGTTGTTCACGAAGACAAAGTCTTTGCAGGTTTCGGTGGGGAGGTTGCTGCCATAATAGCCGATAAAGCATTTGAATACCTTGATGCTCCGGTAAAGAGGGTAGGAGCAACTTATACTCCCGTAGGATTTAACCGGATTCTCGAAAAAGCCATTCTTCCTGATACGGACAAAATTTATACAGCAATGGAAGATCTGTTTTTTTTCTGA
- a CDS encoding flavodoxin, translating to MKKIALIYSFNTKKTAIIAGKILERFGPELIEPINAEDIDEKTFLSYDNLILGVPTWFDGELPNYWDEFVPALEEMDLSGKKIAIFGLGDQVGYPENFLDAVGIMADLLESRGATVVGYTSADGYTFEHSRALRNGKFCGLAIDFENQNKLTDERINQWVEQLRREFEMV from the coding sequence ATGAAGAAAATAGCACTTATTTACAGCTTCAATACAAAAAAAACAGCCATCATAGCCGGGAAAATCCTCGAACGATTTGGCCCGGAACTGATTGAACCAATTAATGCTGAAGACATTGACGAAAAAACTTTTCTTTCATATGACAATTTGATTCTCGGAGTGCCAACCTGGTTTGACGGAGAATTGCCCAACTACTGGGATGAATTTGTACCTGCCCTCGAAGAAATGGACCTGAGCGGAAAAAAAATCGCCATTTTTGGGCTGGGTGATCAGGTGGGGTATCCGGAAAATTTCCTTGATGCCGTTGGCATTATGGCAGACCTTCTGGAGTCCAGAGGAGCCACCGTTGTAGGTTATACCTCGGCCGATGGGTATACCTTTGAACATTCCAGGGCACTTCGTAACGGCAAATTCTGCGGGCTTGCCATTGATTTTGAAAACCAGAACAAACTCACTGATGAACGCATCAACCAATGGGTTGAACAGTTGCGCAGGGAGTTTGAAATGGTTTAG